ACCGCCGTTTGGAGGAGTGGCACCACGGGTATTAACACGGCTGTCTTCAACGCCCCTGGCAATACACAATGCACTGTTGTCCTTGATATTCTCCCGCCACCTCCACACTTGTTCATTACAGGAAAAAGGTTTACACAGGAAAGGGGATCCACAAATTGTTTAGGGTGTGGGAGGCTTTGCGCGTGTCGTTGGTTGTATCTGTCGGCTGGGTTTTTGTCGACGCTGGCACACACTGTTAGACCGCGAGTACTCCTTGTAGCATTCCGCAGAAGAGACGCGTTGACACACGGTAGATCACTCCTTACGCACGGGTGAGGGTTCTGAAGTCAATGTCCAGAAGGCAGGCAGGAATTCGGGATGGCGGCGACTGTTCATGTGATCGTGGCTACCACGGTGATGCTGCTTGTCTCCTCGGCTCGTGCAAACAATGATGAGATTGTTAGTTGCACCCAAAACCAAGTGTTGCAAACTTCAGTCACTAAACCTGGAGCTGTGCTAAAACTGCAGTGCCCTAGTTCTTATACAATATCTCCCACTTGTACGCCGAAGGTGGGAAATGTCTTTAGTGACGATTCTTGCTCGAATATGACGACCCTTTCCGATCTGTGCCCCGGCGCATCGGGAACCCAGGCGAGTGCCACTGACAATCCGGTAGTACTGACGTTTCCGCAGTTGCCAAAAAATGAAACGACCTTCTACTTTAAATGCACCCAAAGTTCTAATTGGTGCAAGTTCGCTGTGACGGTGAGCGCAGCACCTCCGGGAGGTAAGTATAAAAAATTGGCACTCTAGGAAGAGACGGTGGGAAAAATCCAGTGTGATCCAGGGTGCTCCGagtcatatgtgtgtgtgtgtgtgtgtgtgcgttggtgtgtgtgtgtctgtgtctctgtgtctctgtgtgtcgtCGTGCAGGTCCCCAAGTATGTGCAGTGAAGAACACCAGTGTTGCGTTGGCGCTCAAGGGAGAGGGAGGCACCACACAATTTGCTTGTGGAGCTGGGCTTGAATTGAATCCGGCGAATGCGAAGAAAGTTTACGATGGAAACTGCACTGAAGAGGAAGATCTGAAAGACATGACGCTTACTGGCAGCAGTGACAGCTATTACATGTTGAAAGCCGACAAAGCACCGAAGGACCAAACAATTTGCTATGTGTGTGGGGCTGCAGGTAGCAAGGGGATGGGGGCGGAAACCTGCGCAGTGTTGATCAGCGTTAGCGCAGGCTCAGGCCTCGCTGCCTTGTCTGTTTTTGGCCTTGCCTTACCTTGTGTTCTGGCTTTGCTTCATTTCACTTGACCACCCGCCCAAGCACCGGTCACTCGTATATGTGACTGGACAACCATTACTATCAGGGCTTACATGTTCACAGACGAAGAATGCGTTGTGCGTCTGCCCTATAAACGTGTATTTGTGCGTCAAAGTAAATACGGGCTTGAATCCCTCCCTTGAGTTTGTGTGTTGATGTACAATGGTACAATATGTGAACACGTCTTCGCGCGTGTGTTTCCCAGCTCCCGACACGTTGTGTGCTGTACGGACACATTCGTAAGCTCCTAACGCTATCAGAAATGGAATCTGACGAAACGTTGACTAATATGTTGTGAGCTATGGTCACC
This window of the Physeter macrocephalus isolate SW-GA unplaced genomic scaffold, ASM283717v5 random_6045, whole genome shotgun sequence genome carries:
- the LOC114485848 gene encoding merozoite 31 kDa surface antigen-like; this encodes MAATVHVIVATTVMLLVSSARANNDEIVSCTQNQVLQTSVTKPGAVLKLQCPSSYTISPTCTPKVGNVFSDDSCSNMTTLSDLCPGASGTQASATDNPVVLTFPQLPKNETTFYFKCTQSSNWCKFAVTVSAAPPGGPQVCAVKNTSVALALKGEGGTTQFACGAGLELNPANAKKVYDGNCTEEEDLKDMTLTGSSDSYYMLKADKAPKDQTICYVCGAAGSKGMGAETCAVLISVSAGSGLAALSVFGLALPCVLALLHFT